One region of Citrus sinensis cultivar Valencia sweet orange chromosome 6, DVS_A1.0, whole genome shotgun sequence genomic DNA includes:
- the LOC102612278 gene encoding uncharacterized protein LOC102612278, whose amino-acid sequence MADQFSLCLLTVMDHLWFHHTILFPEPTSLILSKTLKPASLNLSLHEVEGTPSPLEEEEEESRDSSPMSAQLDDAYNNGEEDKDTNLEQRPTRLNLTRGKSNRSQSSSPATLKRLKKRRYSKSLPQKSKSCRSLMELELEEVKGFMDLGFRFNKECLSPRMMSVLPGLQRVKLHQVARDGDDDDETDQQDDEDYEKRVMRPYLSEAWLIKRPDSPLLNFRMPRVTAAADDMKKHLRFWAKTVASEIQQEC is encoded by the exons ATGGCTGATCAATTCTCTTTATGTCTCCTTACAGTCATGGATCATCTTTGGTTTCATCATACTATTCTTTTCCCTGAACCCACTTCACTAATTCTTtcaaaaaccctaaaacccGCATCATTAAACCTCTCTTTACATGAAGTTGAAGGGACTCCATCACctcttgaagaagaagaagaagaatcacGAGACTCATCTCCAATGAGTGCTCAACTG GATGATGCTTACAATAATGGAGAAGAAGATAAGGACACGAACCTGGAACAAAGACCAACGCGATTGAATCTTACGAGAGGCAAAAGTAATCGGTCACAGTCTTCATCACCAGCAACTCTAAAACGTCTGAAAAAGAGACGCTACTCGAAAAGTTTACCGCAAAAGTCGAAGAGCTGCAGGAGCTTAATGGAGCTAGAACTTGAGGAAGTAAAAGGGTTTATGGATCTTGGTTTCAGATTCAATAAAGAATGTTTAAGCCCAAGAATGATGAGCGTACTCCCTGGATTGCAAAGAGTAAAATTGCATCAAGTTGCTAGAGatggagatgatgatgatgaaactGATCAACAAGATGATGAGGATTATGAGAAACGTGTAATGAGACCATATCTGTCAGAAGCTTGGCTAATAAAGAGACCCGATTCACCACTACTAAATTTTAGGATGCCAAGGGTCACTGCTGCAGCTGATGATATGAAGAAACACTTAAGATTCTGGGCCAAAACTGTTGCATCAGAAATTCAGCAAGAATGTTAA